A genomic region of Caenorhabditis elegans chromosome V contains the following coding sequences:
- the F35E8.7 gene encoding ShKT domain-containing protein (Partially confirmed by transcript evidence): MIFLYSFIVALVAPQIGAIVEDFSCTTNTGATSKYKAGAFVCSNVISDAACKALYPVGGGGDLTVGGDQERPFKCFSSATAAPAPIDADLKKVAIMYCPKTCGYCCETSAYSCENPPLPSVNCSTIKPIQCTDPAWKAIIAMECPATCGLCSADSCVDAIEGCANNIEICNAVKLQDFVNANCRKTCKRCTSGPTATTSTAAPAAPTTTVAPAVVTTTAAPAAVTTTAAVTTTTVAAAAATTTAAACTSYIPDGRTRCGEYARSGFCTSNQYTTAEKRAACATTCKIC, translated from the exons ATGATTTTTCTCTATTCGTTTATTGTGGCTCTTGTGGCTCCTCAGATCGGTGCAATTGTAGAAGACTTCAGCTGCACCACTAACACAGGTGCTACG tccaAATACAAAGCCGGCGCCTTTGTCTGTAGCAATGTGATTTCTGACGCAGCATGTAAAGCTCTGTATCCAGTTGGTGGCGGTGGAGATTTGACAGTCGGAGGAGATCAAGAAAGACCATTCAAATGCTTTTCATCAGCAACAGCTGCGCCAGCTCCAATTGATgctgatttgaaaaaagttgcaattatGTATTGCCCGAAAACTTGTGGATACTGTTGTGAAACGAGTGCATACAGCTGCGAGAATCCTCCGT TGCCAAGTGTCAATTGTTCTACAATCAAACCTATCCAATGCACTGATCCAGCATGGAAGGCAATTATAGCTATGGAATGTCCAGCTACGTGTGGATTGTGCAGTGCAGATTCATGTGTCGATGCAATTGAAGGATGTGCCAACAACATAGAAATCTGTAATGCAGTCAAATTGCAAGACTTTGTCAATGCCAATTGCAGAAAGACGTGTAAAAGATGTACGTCGGGTCCCACTGCGACAACATCTACCGCGGCTCCGGCGGCACCTACAACTACCGTGGCTCCCGCTGTTGTTACAACTACTGCGGCCCCCGCTGCCGTGACCACTACTGCTGCAGTTACCACTACTACCGtcgcagcagcagcagccacAACCACAGCAGCCGCCTGCACTTCCTACATTCCCGACGGCCGAACAAGATGCGGCGAGTATGCTCGAAGTGGATTCTGTACAAGCAACCAATACACCACGGCAGAAAAAAGAGCTGCCTGTGCGACTACTTGCAAAATCTGTTAA
- the F35E8.1 gene encoding ShKT domain-containing protein (Partially confirmed by transcript evidence) translates to MKRINKRQSDVFFTTFACQLIIMIFLISLIFLSPTLAVIVTDLNCTVYSVDKFVYSPSATNCPNVLTDSSCDALFPPIAAADGNPSAGKDQARAFRCYSTATALPAPIVEDVKRVAINGCPKTCGYCCQTSEFNCANAEFPSIKCSDITPAQCRSPVWRTVIAQDCPSACGFCNEGGCVDAITDCGDDLSICLNVKMQDFVNQYCQKTCKRCSAATTVAPPVTNNCTVFPPDTRTACKAWARNGFCTNNFYTIAHRKQYCATTCRIC, encoded by the exons ATGAAACGTATAAATAAGCGCCAAAGTGACGTATTTTTCACTACCTTCGCTTGCCAGTTGAtaataatgatttttcttaTCTCTCTGATTTTCTTATCACCAACTTTGGCTGTAATTGTTACAGATTTAAATTGCACAGTGTATTCTGTTGACAAG ttcgtCTATTCCCCATCTGCTACCAACTGTCCCAACGTCCTAACCGATTCCTCGTGTGATGCCTTATTTCCACCCATAGCTGCAGCCGATGGAAATCCATCTGCAGGAAAAGATCAAGCTAGAGCTTTCAGATGTTACTCAACAGCTACGGCTTTACCGGCTCCAATAGTTGAAGATGTCAAGAGAGTTGCCATAAACGGTTGTCCAAAGACTTGTGGTTATTGTTGTCAAACGAGTGAATTTAACTGCGCAAATGCCGAGT TTCCAAGCATCAAATGTTCCGATATCACACCAGCCCAATGTCGGTCACCTGTCTGGAGAACCGTCATAGCACAAGATTGCCCATCTGCCTGTGGATTCTGCAATGAAGGAGGATGTGTCGATGCTATAACTGACTGCGGCGATGATCTCAGTATTTGTCTTAATGTCAAAATGCAAGATTTTGTCAACCAATACTGCCAAAAAACGTGTAAGAGATGCTCCGCTGCCACAACAGTTGCTCCGCCGGTAACCAACAACTGCACCGTGTTCCCTCCGGATACAAGAACTGCCTGCAAAGCCTGGGCTCGCAATGGATTCTGTACCAACAATTTCTACACTATTGCACATAGAAAACAATACTGTGCTACTACCTGCAGAATATGCTAG
- the F35E8.10 gene encoding ShKT domain-containing protein (Partially confirmed by transcript evidence): protein MIALVSFILALLAPQASAVIGGDLNCTSYNGTAFVWNAAATACSNVISDSSCAVLYPAPVAADGYPSPGRDQQRPLACYTTATATPAAVVQDMKNAAQSTCPRTCGLCCQTSGYNCPNVAYPRLNCGTITASQCLSPVWRPIIAADCPSACGFCNEGGCVDAIPDCANDIRICTAAGLETFVATYCQRTCGKCASSTTTRSSASTGTCSSFIADTSPSCAAWAGKNFCTNTFYTLAQRRQYCATTCRIC from the exons ATGATTGCTTTGGTTTCATTCATCCTGGCACTTCTGGCCCCACAAGCCAGTGCAGTCATTGGAGGAGATCTTAACTGTACATCTTACAACGGAACTGCT TTTGTCTGGAACGCAGCTGCCACTGCATGCAGCAATGTCATCTCCGATTCATCCTGCGCAGTTCTGTACCCTGCCCCAGTTGCAGCTGACGGATATCCATCACCAGGAAGAGATCAGCAGAGACCATTGGCTTGTTATACGACTGCTACCGCGACTCCAGCTGCTGTAGTTCAAGACATGAAGAATGCAGCTCAGAGCACATGCCCAAGAACTTGCGGATTATGTTGTCAGACTTCTGGTTACAACTGCCCAAATGTTGCAT ATCCACGTCTCAACTGTGGCACCATCACCGCCTCCCAATGTCTGTCACCGGTTTGGAGACCAATTATCGCTGCGGACTGTCCATCTGCCTGCGGATTCTGCAATGAGGGAGGATGCGTTGATGCTATTCCCGACTGTGCAAATGACATAAGAATTTGCACCGCCGCTGGACTCGAAACCTTTGTGGCCACCTACTGCCAGAGAACCTGTGGAAAATGTGCATCTTCAACAACTACCCGATCATCTGCTTCTACTGGAACCTGTTCTTCTTTCATCGCTGATACCAGTCCATCATGTGCTGCCTGGGCTGGAAAGAACTTCTGCACCAACACTTTCTACACTCTCGCACAGAGAAGACAATACTGTGCGACTACTTGCAGAATCTGCTGA
- the F35E8.9 gene encoding ShKT domain-containing protein (Predicted): MIALVSFILAFLAPQASAVIGGDLNCTTYNGTAFVWTTAATACSNVISDSSCAVLYPNPVPADGYPSPGRDQQRPLACYTTATATPAAVVQDMKTAAQSTCPRTCGLCCQTSAYSCPNVAYPRLNCASITASQCISPAWRTIIATDCPSACGFCNQGGCVDAVPDCSNDITICNAIGLQTFVNANCQRTCNRCASSTTTLSSSSLTCSSYIADSSTACRAWSLNGFCTNTFYTLAQRRSYCASTCRIC; encoded by the exons ATGATTGCTCTGGTTTCGTTCATTCTTGCATTCCTGGCTCCACAGGCTAGCGCTGTTATCGGAGGAGATCTTAACTGCACAACCTACAATGGAACTGCT TTTGTCTGGACTACAGCCGCCACTGCATGCAGCAATGTGATCTCCGATTCATCCTGCGCAGTTTTGTACCCAAACCCAGTTCCAGCTGATGGATACCCATCACCAGGCAGGGACCAGCAGAGACCATTGGCTTGTTATACTACTGCTACGGCTACTCCAGCTGCTGTAGTTCAAGACATGAAGACTGCAGCTCAGAGCACATGCCCAAGAACTTGCGGATTATGTTGTCAAACTAGTGCTTACAGTTGCCCAAATGTTGCCT ACCCCCGTCTCAACTGTGCCTCGATCACCGCCTCTCAATGCATCTCCCCAGCCTGGAGAACAATCATAGCCACGGACTGCCCATCTGCCTGCGGATTCTGCAACCAAGGAGGATGTGTGGATGCCGTTCCTGACTGCTCCAATGACATCACCATTTGCAATGCCATCGGCCTTCAGACTTTCGTGAACGCCAACTGTCAGAGAACTTGCAATAGATGTGCCTCGTCAACAACTACTCTTTCTTCATCTTCCTTGACCTGCTCCTCATACATCGCCGACTCGAGCACTGCATGCAGAGCCTGGTCTCTGAACGGATTCTGCACCAACACCTTCTACACCCTCGCGCAAAGAAGATCATACTGCGCCTCCACTTGCAGAATCTGCTAG
- the pzf-1 gene encoding Paired zinc finger protein 1 (Confirmed by transcript evidence) has translation MTCHMCLLCNRRIPENETLREHMKNKHNIWKLFICVCCNWSFGTEIYLKCHEECMKSTGRPGLLKPLAMPMTAPAREASALNTDPQNGSDDVPHSSPSPVPMIAENSIIQASSLKMEPIESADRSSASTSTPRTLVSGTPREKIPCGFCGKDFFHEGSLREHRRRFHMTGHTCLLCNRQIPENETVRDHMKSQHNIKKVYNCLCCNWTFLNQVHLISHKTCLKQTGKPCCRPGHMEPLAIPRTASIRQFFTLKTETQSGDDDSAAGSQLFSARLSCKSCGKFFYSERSLSKHHRQIHMSGHVCVLCNHQMPKTVTVQEHMEKEHNIRLVFNCRCCNWSFATRRCLMSHVECLKKAGDARNVKPVAIPRMAADSILQSLKESEAQEYPDFSAASTTSSGPASTLKTPRMDFKKNLKICTDAVQILVGNGLFSNEQLAQTETWVMIFSNANKLFHSMNSFGEPSVSRDIPM, from the exons ATGACATGCCATATGTGCCTCTTGTGCAATCGACGAATTCCGGAGAACGAGACTCTCCGGGAGCACATGAAGAACAAGCATAACATCTGGAAATTGTTCATCTGTGTTTGCTGTAACTGGAGCTTCGGAAcggaaatttatttgaagtgCCATGAAGAATGTATGAAAAGCACTGGGCGTCCTGGTTTGCTGAAACCGTTGGCTATGCCTATGACTGCACCGGCTCGTGAAGCTTCTGCCTTGAACACTGATCCACAAAATGGTTCCGATGATGTTCCTCACAGCTCCCCATCGCCCGTACCAATGATCGCCGAAAATTCGATTATTCAAGCGTCCTCGTTGAAGATGGAACCTATAGAATCTGCCGACCGCTCTTCAGCGTCTACTTCGACTCCAAGAACATTAGTTTCGGGTACTCCCagag aaaaaataccaTGCGGGTTCTGTGGAAAAGATTTCTTTCACGAAGGCTCTTTACGAGAGCATCGGCGTCGATTTCACATGACGGGTCATACGTGCCTCTTGTGCAATCGCCAAATTCCGGAGAACGAGACGGTCCGAGATCACATGAAGAGCCAACATAACATCAAGAAGGTCTACAACTGCCTCTGTTGTAATTGGACTTTCTTGAATCAAGTACACTTGATTTCCCACAAAACATGCTTGAAACAAACTGGCAAACCTTGTTGTCGTCCAGGTCACATGGAACCGTTGGCTATACCAAGAACCGCTTCGAttcgtcaatttttcacattaaagACCGAAACACAAAGCGGCGATGATGATTCTGCCGCTGGAagtcaattattttcagccagGCTGTCTTGCAAATCATGCGGAAAATTCTTCTATAGTGAAAGATCATTAAGCAAACATCATCGTCAGATCCACATGTCTGGACATGTGTGCGTCTTGTGCAATCACCAAATGCCGAAGACCGTGACGGTTCAGGAGCACATGGAAAAAGAGCATAACATCCGATTGGTCTTCAACTGTCGGTGCTGTAACTGGTCTTTTGCCACTAGACGTTGCTTGATGTCCCATGTTGAATGTTTGAAGAAGGCTGGAGACGCGAGGAACGTGAAACCGGTGGCCATACCAAGAATGGCTGCCGATTCGATTCTCCAATCTTTGAAAGAGAGTGAAGCCCAAGAATATCCCGACTTCTCAGCGGCATCTACTACATCTTCAGGTCCAGCATCAACTCTGAAGACTCCGAGGATGGATTTCaagaagaatttgaaaatctgtaCAGATGCTGTGCAGATACTCGTTGGAAATGgattgttttcaaatgaacaGCTAGCTCAAACGGAGACATGGGTGATGATCTTTTCAAATGCCAACAAGTTGTTTCACTCAATG aactcgTTTGGAGAACCATCTGTGAGCCGAGACATTCCGATGTGA
- the cdr-1 gene encoding CaDmium Responsive (Product from WormBase gene class cdr;~Confirmed by transcript evidence) — translation MLDSCLIITAALFGAAVIYLKNFFTVPSIKPKPDIHKKDYKKDVVYLYQMKRLKNCPNLSPFCMKIEILCRIFKIPYEIITCTSERSRNGLVPFVELNGEHIADSDLIEMRLRSHFKIPSLPTELETQSVALSKFADHHLFFVLIRFKIAVDEFYKTIIEIIGLPTFLNFLLMPLLKAIIGKNVYNKCQGAIGDFELSELDEILHRDLRIVENTLAKKKFLFGEEITAADATVFSQLATVYYPFRNHISDVLEKDFPKLLEYCERVRHEVYPKDFTM, via the exons ATGTTGGATTCATGTTTGATTATTACTGCTGCGCTGTTTGGAGCCGCTGTcatttacttgaaaaatttcttcacTGTTCCTAGCATTAAACCAAAACCTGAT ATTCACAAAAAAGACTACAAAAAGGATGTAGTCTATCTGTATCAGATGAAGAGACTCAAGAACTGTCCGAACTTGTCCCCTTTCTGCATGAAAATCGAGATTCTTTGTAGAATCTTCAAGATTCCTTACGAG ATTATCACATGCACCTCTGAACGCTCTCGGAATGGATTGGTCCCTTTCGTTGAACTCAATGGAGAGCACATTGCTGATTCTGATCTTATCGAAATGCGCTTGAGatcacattttaaaattccg TCGCTTCCAACTGAGCTGGAAACTCAATCTGTTGCTCTAAGCAAGTTTGCAGATCACCATTTGTTCTT cGTACTTATACGATTTAAAATTGCTGTCGACGAATTCTACAAAACCATTATTGAAATAATCGGTCTCCCAACCTTCCTGAATTTCCTTCTCATGCCCCTTTTGAAGGCTATAATCGGGAAAAATGTCTACAACAAATGTCAGGGAGCCATTGGAGATTTTGAATTGAGTGAGCTCGACGAGATTCTTCACAGAGATTTGCGAATCGTAGAGAACACCTTGGCCAAGAAAAAGTTTCTTTTCGGGGAGGAAATCACGGCG gcgGATGCAACAGTCTTCTCTCAATTGGCAACTGTCTATTATCCATTCCGCAATCACATTTCGGATGTTCTCGAAAAGGACTTCCCAAAGTTATTGGAGTACTGTGAAAGAGTTCGTCATGAAGTTTACCCAAAGGACTTTACTATGTGA
- the gst-38 gene encoding glutathione transferase (Confirmed by transcript evidence) has protein sequence MVSYKLTYFDGRGAGELCRQIFAAAEQKYEDNRLTDEEWEKFKAAGKTPYNQLPMLEVDGKPLAQSHAMARYLAREFGFNGKSRWEEAQVNSLADQYKDYYAEARPYLAVKLGYTEGDAEALYTSVYLPVFKKHYGFFVNALKASGSGFLVGNSLTFIDLLVAQHSADLLGREKSDLFNDVPEMKAHSEKVQSIPQIKKWIETRPASDW, from the exons ATGGTTTCCTACAAGCTTACCTACTTCGATGGACGCGGAGCCGGAGAGCTCTGCCGTCAAATCTTTGCTGCCGCCGAGCAGAAATATGAAGATAACAGACTTACCGATGAGGAGTGGGAGAAGTTCAAAGCGGCCGGAA AAACCCCATACAACCAGCTTCCAATGCTCGAGGTAGATGGCAAACCACTCGCTCAGTCCCACGCGATGGCTCGTTATCTTGCTCGGGAATTCGGGTTCAACGGAAAGAGCAGATGGGAAGAAGCTCAAGTCAACTCCTTGGCCGACCAGTACAAAGACTATTACGCGGAGGCTCGTCCATACCTCGCTGTGAAGCTTGGTTACACAGAAGGAGACGCGGAGGCTCTTTACACAAGCGTCTATCTTCCAGTTTTCAAGAAACACTATGGATTCTTTGTCAATGCTTTGAAGGCCAGCGGGTCAGGATTCTTGGTTGGAAATTCCTTGACTTTTATTGATTTGCTTGTTGCTCAGCATTCAGCTGATTTGCTGGGACGTGAAAAGTCGGATCTTTTCAATGATGTCCCAGAGATGAAGGCACATTCCGAAAAAGTTCAGTCAATTCCTCAGATCAAGAAATGGATTGAGACTCGTCCAGCGAGTGACTGGTAA
- the pzf-1 gene encoding Paired zinc finger protein 1 (Confirmed by transcript evidence) yields MDYVNRNLDDKLLCGICGKYFSDDESLREHRRQRHMTCHMCLLCNRRIPENETLREHMKNKHNIWKLFICVCCNWSFGTEIYLKCHEECMKSTGRPGLLKPLAMPMTAPAREASALNTDPQNGSDDVPHSSPSPVPMIAENSIIQASSLKMEPIESADRSSASTSTPRTLVSGTPREKIPCGFCGKDFFHEGSLREHRRRFHMTGHTCLLCNRQIPENETVRDHMKSQHNIKKVYNCLCCNWTFLNQVHLISHKTCLKQTGKPCCRPGHMEPLAIPRTASIRQFFTLKTETQSGDDDSAAGSQLFSARLSCKSCGKFFYSERSLSKHHRQIHMSGHVCVLCNHQMPKTVTVQEHMEKEHNIRLVFNCRCCNWSFATRRCLMSHVECLKKAGDARNVKPVAIPRMAADSILQSLKESEAQEYPDFSAASTTSSGPASTLKTPRMDFKKNLKICTDAVQILVGNGLFSNEQLAQTETWVMIFSNANKLFHSMNSFGEPSVSRDIPM; encoded by the exons ATGGACTATGTTAATCGGAATCTCGacg ATAAGTTACTTTGCGGAATCTGTGGAAAATATTTCTCTGACGATGAAAGTTTACGCGAGCATCGGCGCCAGCGTCACATGACATGCCATATGTGCCTCTTGTGCAATCGACGAATTCCGGAGAACGAGACTCTCCGGGAGCACATGAAGAACAAGCATAACATCTGGAAATTGTTCATCTGTGTTTGCTGTAACTGGAGCTTCGGAAcggaaatttatttgaagtgCCATGAAGAATGTATGAAAAGCACTGGGCGTCCTGGTTTGCTGAAACCGTTGGCTATGCCTATGACTGCACCGGCTCGTGAAGCTTCTGCCTTGAACACTGATCCACAAAATGGTTCCGATGATGTTCCTCACAGCTCCCCATCGCCCGTACCAATGATCGCCGAAAATTCGATTATTCAAGCGTCCTCGTTGAAGATGGAACCTATAGAATCTGCCGACCGCTCTTCAGCGTCTACTTCGACTCCAAGAACATTAGTTTCGGGTACTCCCagag aaaaaataccaTGCGGGTTCTGTGGAAAAGATTTCTTTCACGAAGGCTCTTTACGAGAGCATCGGCGTCGATTTCACATGACGGGTCATACGTGCCTCTTGTGCAATCGCCAAATTCCGGAGAACGAGACGGTCCGAGATCACATGAAGAGCCAACATAACATCAAGAAGGTCTACAACTGCCTCTGTTGTAATTGGACTTTCTTGAATCAAGTACACTTGATTTCCCACAAAACATGCTTGAAACAAACTGGCAAACCTTGTTGTCGTCCAGGTCACATGGAACCGTTGGCTATACCAAGAACCGCTTCGAttcgtcaatttttcacattaaagACCGAAACACAAAGCGGCGATGATGATTCTGCCGCTGGAagtcaattattttcagccagGCTGTCTTGCAAATCATGCGGAAAATTCTTCTATAGTGAAAGATCATTAAGCAAACATCATCGTCAGATCCACATGTCTGGACATGTGTGCGTCTTGTGCAATCACCAAATGCCGAAGACCGTGACGGTTCAGGAGCACATGGAAAAAGAGCATAACATCCGATTGGTCTTCAACTGTCGGTGCTGTAACTGGTCTTTTGCCACTAGACGTTGCTTGATGTCCCATGTTGAATGTTTGAAGAAGGCTGGAGACGCGAGGAACGTGAAACCGGTGGCCATACCAAGAATGGCTGCCGATTCGATTCTCCAATCTTTGAAAGAGAGTGAAGCCCAAGAATATCCCGACTTCTCAGCGGCATCTACTACATCTTCAGGTCCAGCATCAACTCTGAAGACTCCGAGGATGGATTTCaagaagaatttgaaaatctgtaCAGATGCTGTGCAGATACTCGTTGGAAATGgattgttttcaaatgaacaGCTAGCTCAAACGGAGACATGGGTGATGATCTTTTCAAATGCCAACAAGTTGTTTCACTCAATG aactcgTTTGGAGAACCATCTGTGAGCCGAGACATTCCGATGTGA
- the nhr-108 gene encoding Nuclear hormone receptor family member nhr-108 (Confirmed by transcript evidence) yields the protein MSKKSENQPCMVCGEISYSIRFGAVSCRACAEFFRRKIVSKARIPKRCNGACDLGKYHRKTCQSCRFQKCLKIGMLEKVVASRTPVNRRSENNQTILSGLEKAYDKLENSRDNVFDRKNKIPKYCNHQELDDMFEIDIKLISTHFIQFFESKSSLENNQNKVLSTHFIIRFSLLEVAFRAFGKPTYILPNNDIIDVSKLDKVYQHLETGEDERGKNSQVILQRFWQMNEKTMKTEVFPVNLDQSEFLFLCALIYWDFGIENQSEKCLEECQRMRTQVLKELTEYEKSNYPENELRVAQVIGILQALQKTLDVIQHSGYISNVYNLKGKQCPLYEATNE from the exons atgtctaaaaaatctgaaaatcagcCGTGTATGGTGTGCGGAGAGATATCTTATAGTATCCGGTTTGGGGCAGTTTCATGTAG GGCTTGCGCAGAATTTTTCCGACGCAAGATAGTTTCAAAAGCTAGAATACCAAAACGGTGCAATGGTGCTTGTGATCTTGGAAAATATCACCGAAAAACTTGTCAAAGTTGTCGATTTcaaaagtgtttgaaaattggaatgttGGAAAAAGTTGTAGCTTCCCGGACACCAGTCAATAGGAGAAGTGAAAACAATCAAACTATATTGTCGGGACTTGAAAAAGCATAcgataaattggaaaactcCAGAGACAATGTTTTCGAtagaaaa aacaaaatcCCCAAGTACTGCAATCACCAGGAACTGGATGACATGTTCGAAATTGACATAAAACTAATTTCCACgcatttcattcaattttttgaatctaaatCTTCATTggaaaacaatcaaaataagGTTTTATCTACCCACTTCattattcgattttcactTCTTGAAGTAGCTTTTAGAGCATTTG GGAAACCTACATACATTTTACCAAATAATGATATCATTGACGTATCCAAATTAGACAAAGTATATCAACATTTGGAAACAGGTGAAGATGAGAGAGGGAAGAACTCTCAAGT aattctacAAAGATTCTGGCAAATGAATGAGAAAACCATGAAAACTGAAGTGTTTCCTGTAAACTTGGATCAATCTGAATTTCTATTTCTATGTGCACTCATCTACTGGgattttggaattgaaaatcaatcTGAAAAGTGTTTGGAAGAGTGTCAACGGATGCGTACTCAAGTTTTAAAAGAACTCACTgagtatgaaaaatcaaactatCCAGAAAATGAACTCCGAGTTGCTCAAGTGATTGGCATCTTGCAAGCTCTGCAAAAAACATTGGACGTGATTCAACACAGCGGATACATTTCAAATGTGTATAATTTAAAAGGAAAACAATGCCCATTGTATGAAGCTACGAATGAATAA
- the F35E8.2 gene encoding uncharacterized protein (Confirmed by transcript evidence) has translation MISDNLLKQVVSWFSWLREPIQLLDLSCTSFNGTAFIWTPAATGCSNVISDSSCAVLYPAPVPADGYLSSGKDQQRPLACYTTATATPAAVIRDCSSEFVPEKMRIVLSDFCLQLPKCCFPTSQLCFHHILPMPVASLENNHCYGLPICLRILQLRGIRERRSRLRQ, from the exons ATGATATCagataatttattgaaacag GTTGTTTCCTGGTTCTCCTGGCTCCGCGAGCCAATACAGTTATTGGATCTCAGTTGCACTTCATTCAACGGCACTGCT tttatttggACCCCAGCCGCCACTGGTTGCAGCAACGTCATTTCCGACTCATCCTGCGCAGTTTTGTACCCTGCGCCAGTTCCGGCTGACGGATACCTATCATCTGGAAAGGATCAGCAAAGACCATTGGCCTGTTATACGACTGCTACGGCCACTCCAGCTGCTGTAATTCGAGACTGCAGCTCAGAGTTCGTGCCCGAAAAAATGCGGATTGTGTTGTCAGACTTCTGCCTACAATTGCCCAAATGTTGCTT TCCCACGTCTCAACTGTGCTTCCATCACATCCTCCCAATGCCAGTCGCCAGCCTGGAGAACAATCATTGCTACGGACTGCCCATCTGCCTGCGGATTCTGCAACTAAGGGGGATCCGTGAACGCCGTTCCAGACTGCGCCAATGA
- the F35E8.6 gene encoding ShKT domain-containing protein (Predicted): MMTFFLPLIAILFTSQLNAVIVDDFACTTNTAATSKWLPSSTVCSNVISDAACTALYPVGGGGAIVVGGDNARPFICYRTGNAAGAVMDDIKADAISICPKSCGYCCETSAYNCPNAALPSIDCSKVTPTQCKSPAWRPVIAAECPSACGFCSENGCIDAVKECANDITICNAVNWQDFVNKNCQKTCKRCPATTAAPAAGVTTTAAPAPVPVVPTAAPPAVVTTAAPATCTSYMPDSTTKCAEYARNGFCTSTMYTQAAKKASCATTCKIC, from the exons ATGATGACCTTCTTCCTACCTCTCATTGCGATTCTCTTCACTTCCCAATTGAATGCAGTAATTGTAGACGATTTCGCCTGCACCACCAACACAGCTGCCACT TCTAAATGGCTACCTTCTTCCACGGTATGTAGTAATGTCATATCCGATGCAGCATGCACTGCATTGTATCCAGTTGGCGGTGGCGGTGCTATTGTAGTTGGAGGAGACAATGCGAGACCCTTCATTTGTTATAGAACGGGAAATGCTGCGGGAGCGGTTATGGATGATATCAAGGCAGATGCCATTAGCATCTGTCCGAAATCTTGCGGATATTGCTGTGAGACTAGTGCATACAATTGCCCAAACGCTGCTT TACCAAGCATCGATTGCTCAAAAGTAACACCTACACAGTGCAAAAGCCCAGCGTGGAGACCAGTCATTGCTGCAGAATGCCCTTCTGCATGTGGTTTCTGCAGCGAAAATGGATGCATTGACGCAGTGAAGGAATGTGCTAACGATATAACCATTTGTAACGCTGTTAATTGGCAAGATTTCGTCAACAAGAACTGCCAAAAGACTTGCAAGAGATGCCCCGCCACCACCGCAGCTCCAGCTGCAGGTGTCACAACCACTGCAGCTCCAGCTCCCGTTCCAGTCGTCCCAACTGCAGCTCCACCAGCAGTTGTTACCACCGCTGCACCAGCCACCTGCACATCGTACATGCCTGACAGCACCACAAAGTGTGCGGAATACGCTCGTAATGGATTCTGTACCAGCACAATGTACACACAGGCTGCGAAGAAAGCCTCATGCGCAACAACTTGCAAAATCTGCTAA